cggcgagggATGCGCACCGGCTGTCTCTGGATCGACGATGATGGCTGAAGCAAGCGTAAAGTCTGAGTCGGCGTCTCCGGCGGGGGCAGGAGGCGTGActggtgtgtgcgtctaCAGCTGCGGTGACTTCGATGTCCTGCTCTCGGGGCGGATGGAGGGCAGCACCATCTTTGCCGATCTCGTCGTACAGTCGAAGCTCAGCGAGGCTGTGGAACAACTGAACTTTAGTGTGGCGGTGCTTCGGATCTGCACAGTCGaggtggcgccggtgccgagcACTATCGCGCCGCACGGAGTagccacgcagcagctgaaggtGGACAACACACAGAACACGGCGAATCCACGCATGCTGGGACTACGAGTAAGGATCTCGTATACCGTGCGCGGCGAACCACGCGAGCAGATGTTCCAGGTTTCCCAGACATTGTGACTGACCGGTGTTGTTGCTCTCTGGGCGACGAAACAAGCGCACATGCGTGTGCTCCATCgtgcgaggggtgggggaggagaggggaggtcTGAAAAGGGAATATCCTCCATCCCCACAGTGCGCTCGCCGTTCTTTGTACAGGTGTGGCGCTCTCAGTGTGCTGTCTGCTTGCTTGTTTGCACAGTCTTTGGCTGCTGCCGGATgcggtgatggcgctgcgagACCGCTGGATGAGGCCTTCCTTGTCGCACGGTGAATTTCGTTTACCTATCTCTCTATCTATACAGTTACCtcatgcttttttttgtttgtgaTGCAGCGACGGGCGTTTTCTCAGATGAGTTCAACAGGAGGATTCCCGGCGtttgttttgttgttcttcGGAGTTCGCCCGGTGGCCGGCAACACGATGGGTTGCTACGTGTGTTCGTGTTCTGTCAGCTTCCTGTGCGCTGAGCCATCTTTGCTCGTTGTGCGTCTATCGTACTTGTGTGCTTGTTTTCCATGTCCCCGAACACGTGAGCGGAGCGTGTCCTCCTTTTGGTTGGTCGACTTGTACCCGTCTGCCTTCTTGCAACGCCCTATTATGCTATTCGCCCCATGCGTCTGCCggggatggggtgggggcaaACGGGAAGGCCTGCGCTTTCGACCCCCCTCTCCAGACGCCCAGTCGGCTCCTTTTGTACTGCCACCAAAGGTGTTGCGTGGAGTACCACAATACGAAACAAGTGGTGAGATAGGGTGCCGCCATGCCACCATCGGCATCACGTCGACAGTCGCTGTCGGTATCTGTCCCTGTCGTCTCTCCAGCTCCGCTTTCCGtactcgctctctccctcctccactctGTCTCTATTCCTCCGCACGCCCCGGCACTCGTGCACAGCGGCTTTCttgtgcccctccccctccctctccttgccTCGACCGCTCACACGTGTGACAACGTTTCCATTGTGTAAGCTCGtgccttctcttccctctaGCGGTCACGTAGACATCTTGACTTGTGCGTGCGGCtcgtgtgtctctgtccgCCGCTGAGGCTCTTGCGCTGACGCACGGGGCCGACGTTGCTCCTTCTGCGCACCGCTCCTGCACGCTCTCAGACCGGGCCCTTCCACCTTTCTTTCGCTTCCGTTTCACAGCTGCCCCCTCCACACCTCATTCCATCCCCTTATCCCATTTTCGTCATGCCCCAGGACGAGcaagcgacggcgacggaggagtACGACTACGATCGGGAGCTCTACCGCTGCCCCATCTCGTGGCCCATCACCTCCGACAAGCCCAAGATGACCAAGAAGGTGTACTCTCTCATCAAGAAGACAGTCACGGCGAACAAGAAGAGGGGCATTGTGAAGGGCATTAAGGATGTTACCAAGGCGATTCGCAAGGGCCAGAAGGGTATTCTCGTGCTCGGCGCCGATGCGTCTCCATACGACGTGGTGTCACACTTCCCTCtcatggcggaggaggctAAGATTCCGTACGTGTGGGTGCCGTCGCGGCAGGACCTAGGCACTGCCACCCAGTGCAAGCGTGCAACCTCTGTCGTGCTGCTGAAGGTGAACGAGGAACTCAAGTCGAGCTATGACAAAATTGTCCTCGCCATCGAGGACCTGAACTTGGAGGAGTAGGCGATGATGCTGCCGCAACGACGTCGAGCGTGCGAAGCAGTGTGAGAGTGCGTCGCGGGTAAAGGAAAGGTGGTTGATGTAGCAGGTGGCGTCTGTGGcactctctttctctgttttctttttttttcggtgaCGAGAGACGTCACGGTGAAGGGAGACGGGCAGCGCCAAGTAACATCAACCAATCATCCGTGTCTTCACATGTGGAGGAGACGAGATGCAAGTGTCGCATGAACTGTGTGTGCACACTCCTCCTCACGCTCATCATCTCCGCTTCCCTTTTTTCGTCTTGCCTCTTCACTTTTCTTGCCTTTTGCGAGCAAGAGTGGcgagggaggtggtggagggggtgcgagGCAGGCGTTCTGCGGTGATGAGGGAATTGCCTCCCTCCTTTGCGATAATGCCGGTTGcgtcttctttttttttgtcgtgTGGTGCTGAAAAGGCGTGGTGCTGCATCCCTTGGGATGTCGTCTGTACATCTGTGCGCGGACGTGGCTGTGTGTAAGGGCGGCTGTTCAGTGTGGGCCGAGGTGGCCCAGCTCGCATGAACGCGTCTGTCTTTTGGTTTCGTGTTAACATCGACGATTTAACTGGACAAGTCATCATCTTCCTCGTTTCGAATGCACTGAAATGGCGTGACTCCCGACCGATGCGCAAATTTACGTTGCCAGATATGGGGGCACGTCGAagaagggaaagggggggggcgtccacgactctctctttctctcctgtTTGCACCTTTGCGTGCAGCAGTCGATTCATCTCGCACGTGCTGCTGACGTAACCCTTGCACGGACAGCGCCTTCTCGTTTCACATGTGTTGCGCAGAAGTGTGTAGCGTGCATAGGTCAGGCGCAGACTTAATTGCTTTATTTTCCTGGTCCTGTAGAGCCGTCGTGGCAGTTGTCGTGCCTTTGCTGTTAGGCAAtggccccaccaccacacgaCGGCGTGGGCATGCTTGCACGGCAGCTGTGTAGGCGTGAGTGGTACCTTCGCTCCCGTGCCGTTCTTCGTGGCTGGGCGTGTCTTGCTCTCTCCAGGTGTTCCT
The window above is part of the Leishmania mexicana MHOM/GT/2001/U1103 complete genome, chromosome 33 genome. Proteins encoded here:
- a CDS encoding nucleolar protein family a member-like protein codes for the protein MPQDEQATATEEYDYDRELYRCPISWPITSDKPKMTKKVYSLIKKTVTANKKRGIVKGIKDVTKAIRKGQKGILVLGADASPYDVVSHFPLMAEEAKIPYVWVPSRQDLGTATQCKRATSVVLLKVNEELKSSYDKIVLAIEDLNLEE